GACTATTAAGCCACGTTTGAGTCTTGACGAGGCGTACTGAAGGGGGACATTTTGGGACGTGGGTACATAGCCTCCTTACAAAAGCGACTCAGTCCACCTTGCATTGTCGTGCATTATGTTGATAGGACAGAAAAGGTCACTCCCATCGAGGGGACAATCAAGGTGATGCTCCACCCTGACTGGGCACAATCCGGGCAGAAGGCACAAATTCAGACATAACGTGGCATTGCCCTATCGCAAGTAGCGTCAGCTGTTAGCAGCTAGAGATCTCGCCCGGTCCTAAAGCGCGTTTGGTTTCCAACCACGTCATAGTAGACCTGTGGTGGCTTGTGTGGCAAAGGCTCGTATTCTGGCCAAGACGATGAACGCGAGGCTGCGGGCGTCCCGTGACGATCGACTGCCGTCCACGGATGCTCAACCGCTAGTCTGCAATAGGAAGGCTCGTATTCCTTCCGTCCAATAAGGTTCTTCCAGCGGAAGCTTAATTTAAGCGAGTACGATCAGGGCGCAGCATCGATAGCATCATCTATATAAACCAGGTCAGAGATACAGATATTGATGAGTTACGGTATTCTCATTGACATCTACTTTCTACTTATATTCACATACAAACAAATCAGTACTCTATACCTCCTTCCAGTTCCAGAACTTCAGATATGGATACCAAACACGAATCCAAAGAGTATGCAACCAGCATCCACAGCGTTGCATCCACAACAACCACACTACTAGACACATCAAAGGGCAGCTTCCTCGAAGGCAAGCGATTTCGTGTCGAAGCAAAGGGTATCCGTGCACTCCGCCCACCCATGCCCATGAGACAGAATGAAATCCCCATCTACACCGCCGACGGTTCCCTAGCATATACAGCTACCAAAGCAAAGGCCATGTCGAGTCACACCATCCTCGCTTCCCCCAAACACGGAGAcctcttctccattgatTTTAAACCAGGTTGCTGTCCCTGGATCCGCTTTTTGAATCCCATCGAAGGGGACGTCATCCCGGAGATTGCCTTGGAGGGGAAATTGACCACCCGGGCCATGTCATTTACACCTCCGGAGGGGGGGTGTAAATGGGAATGGAAGTACTCGATAATTGACTCTCCGAGTGGGGGTAAGCTTAAGGCTTTGTGTTTGGAGAAGATAGATGGGTCAGAATGTGGAAAAGCTACACGGATCGCCTATCTTCTCCGAAGTCCAGATACGCGTGCGACAGGTTCGTCTTGTTGTTCCGCTGGGAATGGGGGTCAACTTGTAATTAGTCCGGATGTTGACCTAAGCATGGTGGAGGAAGCTCTGGTAATTGCAACTTGTTTGGTCATGTTGCGCAGGGAAAGAGATCGTCGCAGGTTTATTCAGGCTATGGTTATTGGGGGTATGGGCAGTTGAGATGACTTTGGTTTGCTCTACCACTGGCACTTTGTTTCTTAAATAGATGTTTTATGACGTTTTTCCAACTTACCATGATTATATATGCTATTTTTTGGCGCCtgatcaagagaaaaaggtgACCCTTCCATACAACGCCGATAGGACACACTTCAGGGAAACCGATAATAAAGTCTTGCATTTCAACTCAGAAAAACCAAACTTCATCATATTCTGTCTCATTAACATGCTTCCCCATATGACCGTTTAACCCAAGACACCCAGTGTGTCTGTCGACCCATCTAGGCATCGCACCAGGTTACGTATCTCGCATACCCTTATTCAATAGCCCTCGTGAGGTTGTATAGATCTTTCGTCCTTGCATTTCTCAGACCCGCAGTGTCCATATGCGCTAGGCTATATCGAGCACAGATGTTGAATCCCCACACTTCAAGCCTTGTTTCGTATAATGCCGGATAAATATTCCGTACTGAAGCCAGATATGTATTGGTTACCCCTCATATCCACACACTGCTTCCTTGATGCCGCATGTCAATGTTCTTCTTATGAATAGGGTGCAGTATAGATCAACCTGTAGACTAGCTAAGGTTATCGGTACGGGCAAAGTGAATAGTAgtaaaagagagaagaacaacaatgTACAGTAGGATTGAACCACGATGAGGGGCGCATCTGGACCTTGCCTTAACCCGCGGAATTTCAAGGTTCTAGCAGCAGTTTACCGATCATGTCAACCATTCCGACATCGTGTGAAAGATAGCTGGTCCCAGTGAATCGGTTCGCTTAAAATCGTGGTTTCAACTAGGTTCCAATAGGCCCACTCTCAGTTTTGTCCTCCCCTAAGCGAGATAGTCACATTATGTTCTAGCTTATTTAGTCCCGTCTATAATACCAACAGACCTCAAAGATCGAAGATCTTAGCCTTTTGTCCCCCTAGCGTCTCAGATCCATCCACTGACCGCAACTTATAGAGGGAATGTCGGACACAGAAGATTACAGAATACCACGAAGTATATTCATGTACCCAATCTCGTTAGATTGGTATCTTTAGACCGACATGTCCTAATCTCGGGTATTCCAACTTCAGCACCCACCACCCGACCTAGTTGAACCTTTGCTACTTCCTCCCCCACTATCGCCTCCCTCATTCAATAACCTTAGATTATTCCTTCGTCAGTATGGATATGACCAAACTTGAAGGCAAGGTAAGCGCCGAAATAACGTCTAGGCCTTGGTCGAGCTGACTCTTCTGCCTGTCGGCGTCAAGCTTCCGTCAGGTTCTTTGGACTTTACCGTCTTTGAATGTATTCTCAGCTTAGACGGTTCCGATGACAACGATTCCGGCCAGAATCTAGTCTTTGGCTTCTTGGGGAAGGCAGAGGAAACCTTCGACTCGATCGAGGAGTCCCTGTGAGTAAAATACCTACTACCTCTTATACCCCCTTTTCTCCCAGGTTTCTGAACCATCGTCATGTAGTCTGTACACTCCACGAgccctttcttctcccccccCTTTAAGACAACGTAATTCGAAGTATTATAATCTAGCTAACATGATGTTTCTCCTATCCTCTATCTCGATAGTGAGGAGGACTTTTAGACTATATCAGAATATGCTTCCTCTCTTTGACAACCATCAAGGTACTTGGGTTGATCAAGGTCACGGATGGATTGCTCACGGTTGAGCGTTACAGCTTGGGACAAAATGAAGATCGGACTGAAGCACCGGATTCTGATGATCTTGACTTGCGTCTTGAACGCGTCACGAAAGCCTACGATATTGTTAAGAATGACTATGGGGATGTCGAAGGTCCCCTTAGAGAGTTTTACGAGGAATTGGGAGACCAGAAGGGCAATTGATTCTGGTTGGATTACCACTCCATGCGCCGTTTCAACGGTAACGTAATTCGTCCCGAAAATACATATTAAATCAAGAGTATCTTAATGATATAGCTTGAATAGTCTGTTCAAAACGCTCAATATAAATTGCCAATATCCTAACTGAGGAACTCTGAGGGttaagcttcttcagctttaTTTCAAGTAGATACTAGAAATACCAAGGTGCTGGTTTAAACAGGCTGGCAGCGCTGGGCTAGGAACATGAACTTGCCCTTATCTGGTTCACATGGTGTAAAAGGCCATCCTCCCCAGTCGTGTGGGGTGATTAATGAGGACCTGCTCCGACTACAACATCTGGGTGGATGACAGTCCCATCGCTAGGGACAAGTATACCCTGTAATTCGAGCATTAGTCACGTCAGATATCAGACGAtcttccagatcttcaaccAAGCCTTAAACCCCCATTGCCCCCTTTCCATCCCCCTGTTAAAAGTTCTTGTGGGCACATATGGGCAGACTTACACGCTCTTCAATCGGGTTCCCAAGTTCCAAACCCCCCTTATCGTTTTCCTGTTAGCAGTGGTTTCGAATGTGTCTAGATAAGCTTACCCGTTCGGCGATCGGGCGTCCGTATCcctttatattcttttattagCAGTAGTTCCACACCAGTTAAGACAGACTTACCCTCTCTTCAACCCAGCCGCCAGCGCCAGCAGCAGCCCCCTTTTCAATCTTTTATCAGTAATCTATTCAACAGCGTATGGGATCATGTATTCTCACCCGTTCAGCAATCGGCTTCTTAATCAAGGCCTCTCCCTTTTTATCTTTGTTAGGACATCTCTCAAGGGGTCCAGGCAGACTTACTCGTTTTTCGATTGGGACGCTAGGCGTCAGTCTGGCCTGCCCACTCAGCTGTTAGTACTCTATCAATGAGAGTATACAAATCACTTCTCACCCGCTCAACGACCGGCTTCTTCAACGCGAGGCCCTTTAGAATTTTAGTTAGGAATCTTCTCGGCATATTCAGGTAGGCTTACGCGTTCTTTCACCAAGCCACTAGCAATTcccttttcattcttctatCAGTAATCCATATGAAAACACAAGATTCTGATCCTGGCACACTTACTCGTTCCTCAATCGGGGTGCTGGGTGTTATTCTGCCCTTCAGTTCTCCTGTTAGCATCAGTCCAAAACTGCATTGTACTGTATGTGTCGTACCCGCTCATGGATCGAGTTGTCCGGGACAGGGGCGGCCATGATGGCACCGGCGAAGAATGTGAGCAAGATAGCAGAAAGCTTCATTTTTTAATTCGGGTGTATTCGATAAGATAGGGAGGAGGTGTTGATAATTGCAGTGTGAGATGAGATCTGGTGTGAAATTCAGATGAATGCAGTGTTGGCTACGAGTGCCGGTGGGATGTTGACCTATATATCAGTCCTGCTATATGATTGAAAAGATCGCCTCCCACCAGGTCACGCAGATTGCATTGCGTGATCGGGGATGTAAGCTGCGACAGATCATGAGCGGTGAGAAAAAGCCTGCATTTGTAAGGACTATCCAGTGCGATAAAAAAGTAGACCTAGGTGGTGATTCGACAATACTCGTTGGATTGTACTGACCTAAGAATATTATTGAATATATGAATGTTCATTGCATGAGATCCGTCATGTGAGGGATCAATAATCATCTGACGTGGTTATGTGGATTTCTCAATGATCTTCAGTTTGGCTGGCATGATTAGACCTTCTGTCAATAATCTACACTTTCTATACTCCAATTTTCAGAAGATGACGAATCAGCGCCCTGCTCGGAGTTCCCCGTGTTCCTCTTCCAAGAGAATGCATGCATGCGAGTAGGCACTAGCAAAGTGTGCAGCTCAGCGATCTGCCTTAGAGGGCAGGGCAATTACTGCATGGTGAAAGTTTTACTGCTAAGGAGCTACATGTACACGTTTGCTCTATATCTACTAAACTCACTCCCGTTATGTCCACTACAGTTCATGAAATACACCACTGCTAGACATACGTGTAACCACATAGCCAATTCAATAATATAGCAAAGTAACAACCTACGGGAGAGAGTTCATAATGGCGTGTGCAGGTGACATATCATATCACGTCGAGTACACGTTACTTCACCGCTGGTTGTTCTGGCACCTATCTACATGATAACATTTATGATTGTCCTACACTGCATGATCTATGGATTCTTAATAGTCTAGCACATTCCCTGTAGCCAATGCTCATGCCACTATCGTCACAACCCTTGATACCTTGCAGATGGGACGTCACCATTAAGCTAGGGGCTAACGCACCGATCACCCCCGAAGTATGTCCAAGATCGAACGTTCCTCGGCTGAACAATAGCCTCTAGTATTCCCTAACATAACCAAATCTGCTCAGATCCCAACATCCACCACCCACCTTCTACAAAAATCTAAGCCCAACATACCAAAATGCCAATATTCCTCAAACGCATGAAAGAATACACATACGAAAAACTAAACAACAACGAGCCCCCAAAACCCTCAAAGACAACCTTCAACTGGCAGACCGGCATCCCGTGGATGCTCTCCGGGATTCTAGCTCTCTTATCAGGCTATCTACTATTCCGACAACCTGTGACACATGGGGCATACAAAACTGACTTTCCAGACGTGCAACCGTACGTCTCTTATGAAGAGCGCGTCTTCACAGGAAAGTTCTACTATAATGAGGAGACGCAGATGATAGAACGAGAGGTAGATTCTACAAAACCTCAATATGCGGGTCCGCCTAGTCCGGAGATAGATGCTGCTTGGGCTGAGTTGCTTCGTGGTATTTATTCCTATTTTACAATCAAATATCTAACAACCAATCCACATCCTAACGAGCTCAAAATTAAATAGGAGAATTCCCCGCAATAACAGACCAAGAAGCAACACCCTACAAACCCTATATCCAAAAGTTCCCAGATACAGGAAACTACCACTTCGAGTACGTCTCCCATCCCATCTCAAACCCATACATACCCATACATACCCATACATACCTAACCATACCACAACACCCACTAACCATAAAAAAACAGACTCGACGTCTTCCACTCCCTCCACTGCCTAAACTACATCCGCATGTACCTAGACAAAGACTACTACTCCGCCCACCTGGAACACCACGACAGCTTTCTGCGGAATTCATCCCATATGCCTGATAATTGGGGCCAGGTGCATCTCCACCATTGTCTGGAGCAGGTTGTGCAGTCGGTGATTTGTCATGCGGATTTGTCCCCCGTGCCGATGTATGGCTGGAAGGGAGTGCCGGTTTTCTTGGGCGTGGGTCAGACACATACATGTCGGAGGTGGGAGTCTATTCGGGAGTGGATGGACGTGAGGAATGAGGTTCGGAAACCGCTTGAGGAGGAATAGAGGGGTTTGTTGGGGTttgtgtatgtatatagtTTCAGTTGTTGTAATGAGGTATTGAATTGGTTGAGGCTGAATTGGGACATTCTTCATATTTCTTGACAAAAgtgattgatatcaatcaaacCAGATCTGATCATATCCCACAGTCAACTCGCAATCCATACTGAAAGGCACTCAGAAGTCTTGACCATATCAATCTCAACCACACATCGAAACCCTAGACAAAAGCCATACCCACCCTCACTCAGGCACCGGAAAGCACTGCTTCATATCAAACACAACCTTATTCTCCACAATGACCAGCCCAACCAAGACAGGTTCATCCACATAAATCGctccctcctttccctgtGCCTTTTCACATTTCTTCCCACAAAGTCCTGGATTCCCTCTATGCGGTCCAAGTCCCCGGGGACAAACAAACACCTCACGAGTACCTCAATGCGGGAAATATTCCAGTTCCGTATTCGCCAATCGAGTATAGCACATCAGATACTCAGGAACTTTCATCACCTTCACTGAATATTCTATCTTCACAGCTTGAAGAtacttctcctcctctaACCACTCTCGAAGACCGTCAATGCCGAAGTACCTTGCTTCCTGGAGCAGCTGTAGATAAAGACTATAGTTATGTCCGCAAGCTCGGTCGtagaagagagggaagatGCCTCGACGACAGTAGAGAAGAATATGTTCGAAGAGATTTGGGTCTGCGTCGAGGAAGTAACAGCCGTCTGGACGCTGGTTGTTCCATCgagtggagaagagagcTTCGAAGAATGTGCTTTTCTGGGAGAGGGTCGATTTGGAGGTTATGAACTGACGGTCGCTTATCTGCAGGAAGACCTGATCGTTGTTGGTGTCGTTGGTGGGTTCCATTTTGTTTGTGGTTTGTGGTTTGTCTTGGGATATGGTTTTGGAGGGAGTGTAGAAGGCTTAGGTGTTGTTCTGGGTAGGATGTAGGAGGTTGAAGTAATATATTGAGAACACTTGATTATGTAGGAATATGAGGCTAACACAAGGTATTGTTTATCCGGATACAACACAGAGATCGGTCAATTTGCTAGGCAGGCGTGTGTTGTTCTGCCTAGGCACTGACAGATTTTGCAGTTTGTGTTAGTATCCATACCAATTAAACAACCTAAAGAGTTAACACACACGCAAACTAGCCTACAATTCACACTTGAGTGCCAAACCCCTCCACCCTCTCATACATATCCTGGATAAACACAGTAGACCACTCAACGCTCTTCGGATCCCCAGTGGGCACCAGCTGACTCGCATAAAAACCACACAACCCAACCTTGCGATCAATCCACCAGAAGAGATTCGGCAAGCCAGCCCACCGAAGACTTCCAGCCTTCTGACCGGTTGTATGATCTTCCAAGACGAGTAAACCACCGAGCCCCCAAGTCTTCTGCAGCCCTAACGGTGTCCCACCAAGAAAATTGTTTATCTCTGGAATGGACAGTGTTGCATTCAACATCTCCTTGGAGGCGGCGGATAACTGATCCTTGAACATCTCGTCTACAGTATCAGGGCGCAGAATCTTTTCATCATTGCGCAGAATAGAGGCAAGGACTTTCAAAAATGACGGTCCGCTCGTGAACACACCCCATCCACCATACTCTTCGACAACGGGGTCCGGCCATACGCGCCCTGGTATCCAGGAGATTGAACCATTTGGGTCTGCCGGGGTGCCGAATTGAGTTATACCGCCGGACCGGAAATTAAAGTCGGCTAGTTTGGAGCGAACCTCGTCGTTCTTCTCCAGGTGGAAAGTCAAGTCTGTGATCGCTAGTGGTTCGCAAATGTTCTTTTGGATGTAGTCCTCTAGGGAGATATTGTTGAGGCGGGCGACGAGTATCCCGGCCCAGTCGAGCGAATAGCCGTACACGAAGCCCTCGCCGGGCTCGAAAAGGAGGGGGAGATTGGTGCGCTGCAATAGTGGCGTGCTTTCACCTATGTCGGGAGTGCGACCCGTCGACATGCGCCAACGTATTATGTTAGGATCGAGGAAGTCGTACGCGATGCCGGAGGAATGTGTCAAGAGATGTCTAGGCAGCGCGTCAATATTCACGTCAATGCTAGTATGAGGACATGTTGGTAAAGAGGAGACGGGATATATACCGTAACGTGATCTTATTCTTCACCGGCACCAAAATCAGATTCTCGGTACCCTCTTCAAAGCCCTTGAGGATCTTGAGGTCTTGAAGCTCATCAAGGACAGTGGAGACATCATCGTCCAGACCAAACTGGCCTCGTTCGACGCATTGCAGCACTGCGACGGTAGTAATGATCTTGGTGCACGACGCTATAGTGAGTGTCGTGTCGAGTGTCAAAGGTCGC
The sequence above is a segment of the Aspergillus flavus chromosome 4, complete sequence genome. Coding sequences within it:
- a CDS encoding uncharacterized protein (domain of unknown function-domain containing protein) translates to MPIFLKRMKEYTYEKLNNNEPPKPSKTTFNWQTGIPWMLSGILALLSGYLLFRQPVTHGAYKTDFPDVQPYVSYEERVFTGKFYYNEETQMIEREVDSTKPQYAGPPSPEIDAAWAELLRGEFPAITDQEATPYKPYIQKFPDTGNYHFELDVFHSLHCLNYIRMYLDKDYYSAHLEHHDSFLRNSSHMPDNWGQVHLHHCLEQVVQSVICHADLSPVPMYGWKGVPVFLGVGQTHTCRRWESIREWMDVRNEVRKPLEEE
- a CDS encoding putative transesterase, yielding MTAKEQQIEAAVAAGEIPGLILLATDTAADKFHYERTIGSASLKPGAERPLTLDTTLTIASCTKIITTVAVLQCVERGQFGLDDDVSTVLDELQDLKILKGFEEGTENLILVPVKNKITLRHLLTHSSGIAYDFLDPNIIRWRMSTGRTPDIGESTPLLQRTNLPLLFEPGEGFVYGYSLDWAGILVARLNNISLEDYIQKNICEPLAITDLTFHLEKNDEVRSKLADFNFRSGGITQFGTPADPNGSISWIPGRVWPDPVVEEYGGWGVFTSGPSFLKVLASILRNDEKILRPDTVDEMFKDQLSAASKEMLNATLSIPEINNFLGGTPLGLQKTWGLGGLLVLEDHTTGQKAGSLRWAGLPNLFWWIDRKVGLCGFYASQLVPTGDPKSVEWSTVFIQDMYERVEGFGTQV